The Punica granatum isolate Tunisia-2019 chromosome 4, ASM765513v2, whole genome shotgun sequence genome has a window encoding:
- the LOC116204594 gene encoding 3-hydroxyisobutyryl-CoA hydrolase 1 encodes MASSSSSYPSGEDDDQVLVEEKAFVRTLTLNRTKQLNALSFHMISQLLDLFLAYEKGAAVKLIILKGKGRAFCAGGDVAAVVRDIREGKWKLGAEFFRKEFTLNYLMATYSKPQVSILNGIVMGGGAGCSVHGRFRIATENSVFAMPETGLGLFPDIGASYFLSRLPGFFGEYVGLTGARMDGAEMLACGLATHFVPAKRLPLLEAALLKVASTDPAFISATIQEHSELPKLKEHSAYKRLDVIDRCFSRRTVEEIVSALEREATGRKDDWIFAAIESLKKASPTSLKITLRSIREGRLQGVGQCLIREYRMVCHVMRGQVSKDFVEGCRAILLDKDKNPKWEPSRLELVSDEMVDHYFTKVNDEEWEELKLPPRPSNLPSSAIAKL; translated from the exons AtggcttcctcttcttcttcctacCCTTCTGGAGAAGACGATGATCAG GTTTTGGTGGAAGAGAAGGCATTTGTGAGAACTCTGACGCTGAATAGGACCAAGCAGCTCAATGCACTATCCTTTCATATG ATATCTCAGCTTTTGGATCTCTTTCTTGCCTATGAGAAAGGTGCTGCTGTGAAGCTGATTATTCTTAAG GGTAAAGGAAGAGCTTTTTGTGCTGGTGGTGATGTTGCAGCTGTGGTTCGTGATATTAGGGAAG GTAAATGGAAGCTAGGCGCAGAGTTTTTCCGGAAGGAATTCACCTTAAACTATCTGATGGCGACATATAGTAAACCCCAG GTATCAATCTTGAATGGAATTGTCATGGGAGGTGGCGCTGGTTGTTCAGTACATGGAAGATTTCGCATTGCAACAGAAAATTcg GTTTTTGCCATGCCAGAAACAGGTCTTGGGCTCTTCCCAGATATAGGCGCCTCGTATTTTCTGTCCAGGCTCCCTGGATTCTTTG GAGAGTATGTTGGTCTTACTGGTGCTAGAATGGATGGTGCTGAAATGCTTGCATGTGGCCTTGCAACTCATTTCGTGCCCGCAAAG AGGTTGCCATTGCTGGAAGCTGCTCTTTTGAAGGTAGCTTCAACTGATCCAGCCTTCATTTCAGCAACAATTCAAGAACACTCTGAGCTTCCTAAATTGAAAGAGCACAGTGCATATAAGAG GTTGGACGTAATTGATAGGTGTTTCTCACGAAGAACTGTAGAGGAAATTGTATCTGCTCTT GAGAGAGAGGCCACGGGTAGGAAAGATGATTGGATCTTTGCCGCCATTGAATCGTTGAAGAAGGCGTCCCCAACAAGCCTTAAAATTACCCTCAGATCG ATAAGGGAAGGAAGACTGCAAGGAGTCGGACAGTGCCTAATTCGCGAGTACAGAATGGTTTGCCATGTCATGCGCGGACAAGTCAGCAAGGATTTCGTCGAG GGTTGCAGGGCTATACTCTTGGACAAGGACAAGAACCCGAAG TGGGAGCCTTCGAGATTAGAGCTTGTAAGTGATGAGATGGTGGACCACTACTTTACAAAGGTCAATGATGAAGAGTGGGAAGAGCTGAAGCTCCCACCGAGGCCGTCAAATTTGCCTTCATCAGCTATTGCAAAGCTGTGA
- the LOC116205621 gene encoding mitogen-activated protein kinase 7-like has protein sequence MAPPIQGALPPDGIRRRGKNYYSVCNHVFEMDAKYKPLKPLGAGAYGVVCSALDKKTNKKVAVKKISKLFEDHTTAVRTLREMAILRQVRHANVIPLKDVMVPSLKTKFKDIYLVFELMDTDLSHIIKSSQGLSANHVKFMVFQILCGLCYIHSANVLHRDLKPSNILINSNCDLKIGDFGLARTTAQDDSEFMTGYVVSRWYRAPEVLLGSYNYGQAIDVWSAGCTFAELLGRRPIFPGTCSENQLQCIISVLGTQKEADLEFIQSAMARKYVKSLPHCRGIPLSSLFPLADPLELDLLEKMLVFDPRKRITASEALKHPYLEDIYDPTVDCPAQFQVKIDVEEGVKEKVMRKLMWDEVVYSHPELALNHGPCR, from the coding sequence ATGGCACCTCCGATTCAAGGAGCTCTGCCTCCTGATGGAATCCGGCGAAGAGGGAAAAATTACTACTCCGTATGTAACCATGTGTTCGAGATGGATGCCAAATATAAGCCCCTCAAGCCTCTCGGGGCAGGAGCCTACGGCGTGGTCTGCTCTGCTCTTGATAAGAAGACGAACAAGAAGGTTGCCGTCAAGAAGATCTCCAAATTGTTCGAAGACCACACCACCGCTGTCAGGACTCTGAGGGAGATGGCCATTCTCAGGCAAGTCAGGCACGCCAACGTGATCCCCCTCAAGGATGTCATGGTGCCGAGCCTGAAGACGAAATTTAAGGACATTTATTTGGTGTTCGAGCTCATGGACACTGACCTATCTCATATTATCAAGTCAAGTCAGGGACTATCTGCCAATCACGTGAAGTTTATGGTCTTTCAGATACTTTGCGGCCTCTGCTACATTCACTCAGCTAACGTCCTCCACCGAGACCTCAAGCCCAGCAACATCCTCATCAACTCCAACTGTGATCTGAAGATCGGCGATTTTGGACTGGCGAGAACGACAGCCCAAGATGACTCAGAGTTCATGACTGGCTATGTTGTCAGTCGATGGTACCGTGCGCCCGAGGTCCTCCTTGGCTCCTACAACTATGGGCAAGCTATTGACGTCTGGTCGGCTGGGTGCACCTTTGCCGAACTTCTCGGGCGACGCCCCATCTTTCCTGGCACCTGCTCCGAGAACCAGTTGCAGTGCATAATCAGCGTGCTAGGCACCCAGAAGGAAGCAGATCTCGAGTTCATCCAAAGTGCAATGGCGAGGAAATATGTCAAGTCCCTGCCTCATTGTAGAGGAATCCCGCTCTCGAGTCTCTTTCCCCTTGCAGATCCTCTGGAATTGGACTTGCTGGAGAAGATGCTCGTGTTCGACCCCAGGAAGAGGATCACTGCTTCCGAAGCACTCAAGCACCCTTACCTGGAAGACATTTACGATCCGACAGTCGACTGCCCGGCCCAATTCCAGGTGAAGATTGACGTAGAGGAGGGCGTAAAGGAGAAGGTGATGAGGAAATTGATGTGGGACGAGGTGGTCTACAGCCATCCCGAACTCGCTTTGAACCATGGCCCATGCCGATAG